A window of Solanum stenotomum isolate F172 chromosome 3, ASM1918654v1, whole genome shotgun sequence contains these coding sequences:
- the LOC125858078 gene encoding sugar transport protein 8-like, protein MSMAEKNNSKITIYVLSCWIFAAFGGLMFGYDIGISGGVSGMDDFLKKFFPQVYERKSHAKENNYCKYDDQLLQLFTSSLYLSALVASFFASKAATKFGRRPTICMASIFFLAGAVLSAAAKNKLMLIFGRILFGIGVGFGNETVPLFLTEVAPIQHRGAVNILFQLFVTIGIFIANLVNYGTSMIHPHGWRLSLGFAAVPAIVLLVGSFVITDTPSSLIERGKDEQGKAALKKIRGVNDVEVEYQEIMAACEQAKLVKHPFRNLAKAASIPPLVIAILLQIFQQFTGINAIMFYAPVLFQTMGFKTDGSLLSSVITGLVNVGSTFVSIYLVDKIGRRKLLLQACCQMLISQLAIGAILVTNLEETGTLDRKLAAIVVFLVCTYVMSFAWSWGPLGWLIPSETFPLETRTAGFAFAVSTNMLFTSLIAQAFLTMLCTMQAYIFFFFSGWIVVMGLFVIFFLPETKGVPIDSMVERVWMQHPVWKKLF, encoded by the exons atgtcAATGGCTGAGAAGAATAATTCTAAAATCACAATTTACGTACTTTCTTGTTGGATTTTTGCTGCTTTTGGTGGCCTCATGTTTGGTTATGATATTGGTATTTCAG GAGGAGTTTCTGGGAtggatgatttcttgaagaaatTCTTTCCACAAGTGTATGAAAGAAAGTCACATGCCAAAGAGAATAACTACTGCAAATATGATGACCAACTTCTCCAACTCTTCACTTCATCCTTATACTTATCGGCTCTTGTCGCGAGCTTTTTCGCTTCAAAGGCCGCCACTAAATTTGGGAGAAGGCCTACCATTTGCATGGCTTCAATCTTTTTCCTCGCTGGAGCTGTTTTGAGTGCTGCCGCGAAAAACAAGTTGATGCTCATTTTTGGTAGAATTTTGTTTGGTATTGGTGTTGGCTTCGGAAATGAG ACTGTTCCACTGTTTTTGACTGAAGTTGCACCAATCCAACACAGAGGAGCTGTGAATATTCTTTTCCAACTCTTTGTGACAATAGGAATATTCATTGCAAATCTTGTTAACTATGGAACCTCAATGATACATCCACATGGTTGGAGATTGTCACTTGGCTTTGCAGCTGTGCCTGCAATAGTTTTGCTTGTTGGTAGTTTTGTGATCACTGATACCCCCTCGAGTCTGATTGAGCGTGGCAAGGATGAACAAGGCAAGGCCGCGCTTAAGAAGATTAGGGGAGTCAatgatgttgaggttgagtacCAAGAAATCATGGCAGCGTGTGAACAAGCTAAGCTAGTTAAGCATCCGTTCAGGAACTTAGCGAAGGCTGCTAGTATTCCACCACTTGTGATTGCTATCTTGTTGCAGATCTTCCAGCAATTCACTGGAATCAATGCCATTATGTTTTACGCGCCTGTCCTGTTCCAAACTATGGGTTTCAAGACCGATGGCTCGCTATTGTCCTCTGTCATTACTGGACTTGTTAATGTTGGAAGCACTTTTGTTTCAATCTACCTTGTTGACAAGATTGGAAGGAGAAAATTGCTTCTCCAAGCTTGTTGCCAAATGTTAATTTCTCAGTTGGCAATAGGAGCTATTTTGGTAACAAATTTGGAGGAGACAGGAACATTGGACAGGAAATTAGCAGCAATAGTGGTGTTTCTGGTGTGTACTTATGTGATGTCGTTCGCGTGGTCATGGGGGCCTCTTGGTTGGTTAATTCCAAGTGAGACATTCCCATTGGAAACAAGGACAGCTGGTTTCGCGTTTGCTGTCAGCACAAACATGCTCTTCACTTCTCTCATTGCACAAGCTTTCTTGACTATGCTCTGCACTATGCAAGCctacattttcttcttcttctctggTTGGATCGTTGTCATGGGACTTTTCGTCATCTTCTTCTTGCCCGAAACAAAGGGAGTCCCCAttgattctatggtggaaagaGTCTGGATGCAGCACCCTGTTTGGAAGAAGCTCTTCTAA
- the LOC125858077 gene encoding G-type lectin S-receptor-like serine/threonine-protein kinase At1g34300, with translation MSLHPSSSSSLLFFLLFFFLNPFFSSSQKILSSFNSKSPPWNPTQNQILLSPNSTFAAGFLQSSQNSFNFSIWYYKIPVKTVVWSANPNSPLNSSATLFISSSGELKLTPSTSSSAPNLWPSIIRNTSSVLFLQEDGSLVYANWNSFLNPTDTYLPTQNITGTNLTSGNGKFQFDGSNLNTLFFDENDSYFTFPQNALQRLEETGEVTQVNGRFFSSDFGEKGKLRRMKLDEDGNMRIYSFDLSSSLAENWTIVWEAVNQLCTIHGTCGTNSICLYDTSTTQTSCVCPPGFRKDASKSCVRKIPLMTKDSKASKYLPLDFVSFTGVGNQTDLKALSFSSCEKNCSDKNDCLGFLFKYDGTGYCVLVLEKLLYGYWSPGTEFVMYLRVDSKENDISNFTGLTSLMETSCPVRISLPFPPEESKTTTRNIVIISTIFAAELISGVFFFWAFLKKYIKYRDMARTFGLEVMPAIGPKRFSFSEIKNATNDFTDKIGRGGFGDVYKGKLSDGRVVAVKCLKNVKGGDAEFWAEVTIIARMHHLNLVRLWGFCAEKGRRILVYEYVPNGSLGEFLFQKSQIQSPDGQKPILDWNIRYRIALGVARAIAYLHEECLEWVLHCDIKPENILLGDDFCPKVSDFGLAKLKKKEEMMTMSRFRGTPGYVAPEWTKADPITPKADVYSFGLVLLEIVSGTRNFEHHNSKVESDQWFFPAWAFDKVFKDMNVDDILDPQIKQSYDSRAHFDLVNRMVKTAMWCIQDQPDARPSMGKVAKMLEGTVEIIEPKKPTIFFLSEE, from the coding sequence ATGTCGCttcatccttcttcttcatcctcacttctcttcttccttctcttcttcttcttgaacccctttttctcttcttcacaAAAAATCCTCTCATCATTCAATTCCAAATCCCCTCCTTGGAATCCAACCCAAAACCAAATCCTACTTTCACCCAACTCCACTTTCGCTGCTGGGTTTCTTCAATCTTCCCAAAATTCCTTCAATTTCTCCATTTGGTACTACAAAATCCCAGTCAAAACCGTTGTTTGGTCAGCTAACCCAAATTCCCCACTTAATTCCTCAGCTACCCTTTTCATTTCTTCCTCCGGTGAACTCAAGCTAACCCCATCTACATCTTCCTCAGCTCCAAATTTATGGCCTTCAATTATTCGAAACACCTCCTCTGTTCTTTTCCTACAAGAAGATGGAAGCTTGGTTTATGCAAACTGGAACAGTTTCTTGAACCCAACTGATACTTATCTTCCGACCCAGAACATCACCGGAACAAATTTAACTTCCGGTAATGGAAAATTCCAGTTTGATGGATCGAATTTGAATACCCTTTTCTTCGATGAAAATGATAGTTATTTCACTTTTCCCCAAAATGCCCTTCAGAGGTTGGAGGAAACAGGGGAAGTTACTCAAGTTAATGGAAGATTTTTTTCGTCGGATTTCGGGGAGAAAGGGAAACTGAGAAGGATGAAATTGGATGAAGATGGGAATATGAGAATCTATAGTTTTGATCTTAGTTCAAGTTTAGCTGAAAATTGGACAATTGTTTGGGAAGCAGTTAATCAATTATGTACAATACATGGTACTTGTGGTACAAACTCTATATGCTTGTATGATACTTCTACAACTCAAACTTCTTGTGTTTGTCCACCTGGTTTTAGGAAAGACGCTAGTAAATCTTGTGTGAGGAAAATTCCATTGATGACGAAGGATTCGAAGGCTAGTAAGTATTTACCTCTTGATTTTGTTAGTTTTACTGGTGTGGGTAACCAAACAGACCTTAAAGCTTTGAGCTTTTCGAGTTGTGAAAAGAATTGTTCAGATAAGAATGATTGTTTAGGTTTTTTGTTTAAGTATGATGGGACTGGATATTGTGTGCTTGTTTTGGAGAAATTGTTGTATGGATATTGGTCACCAGGTACTGAGTTTGTTATGTATTTGAGAGTTGATAGTAAAGAGAACGATATATCGAATTTCACAGGGCTGACTAGTTTGATGGAGACTTCATGTCCAGTGAGAATTAGCCTTCCATTTCCACCAGAAGAGTCTAAGACAACCACTAGAAATATTGTGATCATTTCGACGATTTTTGCAGCTGAGTTGATTAGTGGAGTGTTCTTCTTTTGGGCATTTCTCAAGAAGTATATTAAGTATAGGGATATGGCTAGGACTTTTGGTCTTGAAGTCATGCCTGCGATTGGACCGAAAAGGTTTAGCTTTTCTGAGATCAAGAATGCAACTAATGATTTCACTGATAAAATTGGGAGGGGTGGATTTGGAGATGTTTACAAAGGGAAGTTGAGTGATGGACGTGTTGTTGCCGTGAAGTGCTTGAAGAATGTAAAAGGTGGTGATGCTGAGTTCTGGGCTGAGGTCACGATCATAGCACGTATGCACCATTTGAATTTGGTGAGGTTGTGGGGGTTTTGTGCTGAGAAGGGTAGAAGGATACTTGTGTATGAGTATGTACCTAATGGTTCATTGGGTGAATTCCTCTTCCAAAAGTCTCAGATCCAGTCACCAGATGGACAGAAACCTATACTCGATTGGAATATAAGGTACAGGATTGCGCTTGGTGTGGCACGAGCAATTGCCTATCTACACGAAGAGTGTTTGGAATGGGTATTGCATTGTGATATCAAGCCTGAAAATATTCTCTTAGGCGATGATTTCTGCCCAAAGGTATCTGATTTTGGGCTAGCTAAGctaaagaagaaagaggagatgaTGACCATGTCAAGATTTCGAGGCACACCAGGATATGTAGCACCAGAATGGACCAAGGCTGATCCAATTACTCCAAAAGCCGATGTGTACAGCTTCGGATTGGTGCTGTTGGAGATAGTTTCAGGTACAAGGAACTTTGAGCATCATAACTCAAAGGTGGAAAGTGATCAATGGTTTTTCCCTGCTTGGGCATTTGATAAGGTGTTTAAGGATATGAATGTTGACGATATTTTGGACCCTCAAATCAAACAATCGTATGATTCAAGGGCACACTTTGACTTAGTGAACAGGATGGTGAAGACAGCAATGTGGTGCATCCAAGATCAGCCAGATGCACGACCATCAATGGGGAAAGTGGCTAAGATGTTGGAAGGGACAGTGGAGATCATCGAGCCAAAGAAGCCTACCATTTTCTTCTTATCAGAGGAATAA